One stretch of Sander vitreus isolate 19-12246 chromosome 16, sanVit1, whole genome shotgun sequence DNA includes these proteins:
- the macir gene encoding macrophage immunometabolism regulator, whose protein sequence is MSVRMEMDINGVSRAHVSILPAAEIKAALKPEAERPRCASTPCSPIRGTVAGYQILHMDSNYLVGFTTGEELLKLAHQWSEGTPEKGSVSEAVSSSIQSTVPKSVDLGIHRSSRICKGKSRYYQPYDIPAANGRRRRRMPSSSDTFLRSLAHGEPGKGLHAPLPLCLLKGKRAQSKSLDYLNLDKISIKESSDTEVLQYQLQHLTLRGERMFSRNKT, encoded by the coding sequence ATGTCTGTAAGGATGGAAATGGATATCAATGGAGTGTCAAGGGCACACGTCTCCATTCTTCCCGCAGCTGAGATCAAAGCCGCATTGAAACCAGAAGCAGAAAGACCTCGCTGTGCCAGCACCCCATGTTCACCTATCAGAGGTACTGTTGCAGGATACCAGATCCTCCACATGGACTCAAACTATCTGGTGGGCTTCACCACTGGTGAGGAGCTGCTCAAACTGGCCCATCAGTGGTCAGAAGGCACTCCCGAGAAGGGTTCTGTATCAGAAGCCGTGTCAAGCTCCATCCAGAGCACTGTCCCAAAGTCTGTGGACTTGGGAATCCACCGTTCTTCACGAATCTGCAAAGGCAAAAGTCGCTACTACCAACCCTACGACATCCCTGCTGCCAATGGGCGGAGACGGAGGCGTATGCCCAGCTCGAGCGACACCTTTCTCAGGTCCCTGGCCCACGGGGAGCCTGGGAAGGGTCTTCATGCTCCACTACCCCTCTGTCTGCTTAAAGGGAAGAGGGCCCAGTCCAAGTCTCTGGACTACCTCAATCTGGACAAAATAAGCATCAAAGAGTCATCAGACACTGAGGTGTTACAGTACCAACTGCAGCACCTTACCCTGCGAGGGGAGCGCATGTTTTCCAGAAACAAGACATGA